CTAGTTGTATCGTATGTAGCTACATAACCAAGAGCGATTGCTTAACAGTAGCCCTTGGTTATCACCTGATTAAAAATCAGTCAGTTATCCTTTTGGGAGCTTGGTTACGATACTGTGAAGGGGTACATCCGTTTATTTTTTTGAAAGCCTTTGAGAAAATAAGGGGATCACGATAGCCACATGACTCAGCAATTTGCGTGATGGATAAGTGTGTTAAGGTTAATAGTTCTTCAGCACGTATCATCCGAAACTCTGTGAGACATTGTTGGATCGTTTTACCCGTGTTTTTTTGGAACATACTTGATAAATAACTACGGTTGAGAGAAACATATTGCGCGATATCTGTTACTTTTATCGGATGTTCATAATGAGTTTGAATGAATTGGACAGCCTTTTCTACATAGTGATTGTCTTTTGTTTGCTGGGCATGATCGAGTAGAGCGGTCGTTTCAGCCAATTTCGCAAAATATAAATACAGTTGCGATTGTAGATAATATTCTTTGGCGATGGTGGGGTTATCGCACTTTAACATATTAAAGACAAGCGTTTTTAACGCGTCGGCTTGGCTCGTCTCAAAGGTGACTTTCTTCCCGCCTAAGCCAATTTGATGTAAATGATTTTTAGCAGCATGGCCGTTGAAACCAATCCATACATAATGCCATGGATCTTCTCCGTCAGCTTGGTAATGTGTTAACACATTTGGCTCAATTAAAAAGCCTTGACCTGCTTTAAGCTGATACATTTTGTCGCCGACCCTATAGTAGCCTTGACCTGCGAGCACGATATGAATAATATAATTAGCTCTTACAGCGGGCCCAAAATGATGCAACGGATCACATTCTGCATAACCACAAAAGAGCAAATTAAACTCAGAAAAATCCCGTTCGGGTGTTTTTAATACGTAGTCCCTTTCCATAAACGCCCCCCTCACTTATATCGATAGTAATAGTATATCAGAGGAGTATGTAAGCGATTAAAGGAGAAAATGTGATGACACATCTATTAAAGAAAAAAATCGTGATGATGATAGTAGGAATTGTATTCATTGGGGTTTCCATAGCCCTTTTTCGTTATGCTAATATGGGGACAGACCCCTTCACCACCATGAATTTAGGAGTTAGCGATTATCTTGGTTGGTCTTTCGGTCAATATCAATTACTCGTTAATATGGTGTTATTTATCGTTGTATTAAGGTATGGGCGCCATACGATTGGCTTAGGGACAATTGTTAACATGGTGATGGTAGGTTTTATTGCAGATTTTTTTGTGCCTAT
The Salipaludibacillus sp. LMS25 DNA segment above includes these coding regions:
- a CDS encoding AraC family transcriptional regulator translates to MERDYVLKTPERDFSEFNLLFCGYAECDPLHHFGPAVRANYIIHIVLAGQGYYRVGDKMYQLKAGQGFLIEPNVLTHYQADGEDPWHYVWIGFNGHAAKNHLHQIGLGGKKVTFETSQADALKTLVFNMLKCDNPTIAKEYYLQSQLYLYFAKLAETTALLDHAQQTKDNHYVEKAVQFIQTHYEHPIKVTDIAQYVSLNRSYLSSMFQKNTGKTIQQCLTEFRMIRAEELLTLTHLSITQIAESCGYRDPLIFSKAFKKINGCTPSQYRNQAPKRITD